From Pyrenophora tritici-repentis strain M4 chromosome 1, whole genome shotgun sequence, the proteins below share one genomic window:
- a CDS encoding SpoU, rRNA methylase — MKIVRRGNRMVNPANLEGGGQAENGKIVRQGLGVIYLTGMEKIARGGNWKERSQSDREDRPARVRDGGSNRFGRDGPQRNWEERSPSNREGRPAWAKSDGFDRSRGEGFQKTSNDRSGRLGVEKPQRISEEQAQETSVKQPVKEDTRPEFVQHLENLRSPSARTKHNKLNKHGLLYVVKPDSGEGDSTRFDKPKSVRGPESLPYTTAASEFIYGTRSVLAAIKANRRKFYKLYIHARGMENSQAIKSTIRSLKLFHITTEVGDEYMRAMDKASNGRPHNGLILEASPPPVLPITQLTAASIEDGAFNLSLDRQSAEDEAINGTQELYEYKSDGWRYPLILYIDGVVDEGNLGAIARSAYVLGVDAIVTPTHHTAEWSPIAIKASSGAAEAMPLFRVKEPEQFFQSSSQVGWRIYASDAVPLSTQDGQHVVYSLSQRYSPLPADHSPLAEHPTILMMGSEHSGVKKHLAKMAHYKVGIPHGRSVDEVGVDSFNVSVAAGILCYQMMQRPQSAAERDPENVMF, encoded by the exons ATGAAGATCGTCCGTCGAGGAAACCGTATGGTGAATCCAGCAAATTTGGAAGGGGGCGGCCAAGCGGAAAATGGCAAGATCGTCCGGCAAGGGCTGGGAGTGATTTATCTAACAGGCATGGAGAAGATCGCCCGAGGGGGGAATTGGAAAGAGCGTTCGCAAAGCGACAGGGAAGACCGACCGGCAAGGGTTAGGGATGGTGGGTCTAATAGGTTTGGGAGAGACGGTCCACAGAGGAATTGGGAAGAGCGTTCGCCAAGTAACAGAGAAGGCCGCCCGGCATGGGCCAAGAGTGATGGATTTGACAGATCTCGGGGAGAGGGTTTCCAAAAGACCAGCAACGATAGATCCGGCAGATTAGGAGTAGAGAAGCCACAGCGAATTTCGGAAGAGCAAGCGCAAGAAACGTCGGTAAAGCAGCCGGTTAAGGAAGATACACGCCCAGAATTTGTGCAACATCTCGAGAATCTCAGATCGCCGTCGGCTAGGACCAAGCATAACAAACTCAACAAGCATGGACTGCTATACGTAGTCAAGCCCGATTCCGGTGAGGGAGACTCAACACGGTTTGATAAACCCAAGTCGGTACGAGGACCTGAGTCACTCCCGTATACCACGGCCGCATCCGAGTTCATCTATGGAACCCGCAGCGTATTAGCTGCTATCAAAGCAAATCGGCGCAAGTTCTATAAACTCTACATACATGCACGGGGCATGGAAAACAGTCAAGCTATCAAGTCAACCATCCGGTCTCTCAAGCTTTTCCACATCACTACGGAAGTTGGGGATGAATACATGCGAGCCATGGATAAGGCAAGCAACGGCCGACCACACAATGGTCTGATACTGGAAGCCTCGCCTCCCCCGGTCCTCCCCATTACTCAGCTAACGGCGGCATCTATTGAAGACGGAGCGTTTAACTTGTCACTCGACAGGCAGAGCGCAGAAGATGAGGCTATCAACGGCACGCAGGAGCTTTACGAGTACAAGTCAGACGGATGGAGGTATCCGCTGATTCTTTACATCGATGGAGTT GTTGACGAAGGAAACCTTGGCGCCATTGCACGTTCAGCCTATGTCCTGGGCGTCGATGCCATCGTTACTCCCACACACCACACAGCGGAATGGAGTCCAATCGCGATCAAAGCCTCGTCAGGCGCCGCCGAAGCAATGCCCCTCTTCAGGGTCAAAGAGCCAGAGCAATTTTTCCAAAGCAGCTCGCAAGTTGGATGGCGTATATATGCCAGTGATGCCGTACCGTTATCGACGCAAGACGGTCAACATGTCGTCTACTCCTTGTCTCAGAGATACAGCCCACTTCCGGCTGACCATAGCCCTTTGGCAGAGCACCCAACAATCCTCATGATGGGGTCCGAGCATTCTGGGGTGAAGAAGCATTTAGCGAAGATGGCGCACTACAAAGTGGGCATCCCTCATGGTCGAAGTGTCGATGAAGTGGGTGTGGACAGCTTCAATGTTAGCGTAGCGGCAGGCATTCTCTGCTACCAGATGATGCAGAGACCCCAATCAGCGGCAGAGCGCGATCCCGAGAATGTCATGTTCTAG
- a CDS encoding HepA, Superfamily II DNA-RNA helicase, SNF2 family: MPGRKRKRRTTRTAKPEKVPRAGTRQSDRAIRATNNMQEADMNDIYRSDSTPKVAAQKVSVVREVFPKLPRSDPFRARHAEGCEVCFDGPNVAPLVYCQGCSLAYHKNCLGNRSNRDHLVIKVGDENFVLQCKRCIGFYKKKDATAPDLSRCQDCFVSGASCRPFRRRKTTQQEMKEREENDGHDPVVDVPSELVNNPSNVLFRCTKCSRAWHYHHLPPLSQYAMDINRDDDEMADDRFREYSGKWLCKECDETSNKKVGGIIAWRPSDVETYRPGTPCELVCEDDKQYLIKWENESYFRAAWHSGAWTWGVTASVQRKAFFKREDGPKMRTEDAIPEEYLRIDIVLDIKYTSYVEVRSEEIDKARIKEVDKALIKYKGLGYEDTVWESVPTPEDGERWLDFVTAYNDWVAGRYVKIPKQGPLKGRLEKARSMPFAKLEREKQPDNLVGGELMKYQLEGLNWLYYKWYEQKNAILADEMGLGKTIQVIAFMATLIQEHNCFPFLIVVPNSTCANWRREIKQWAPSLRVVAYFGSAKAREMAYQYEMFPEKTKDLRCHVVVTSYDAAADDNCRKFFKSVSWAGLVVDEGQRLKNDKSQLYTALTAVRAPFRLLLTGTPLQNNARELFNLLHFLDDTINAAELEEQYAEMTAENIRELHNQIRPFILRRTKAKVLTFLPPLGQIILPISMSHLQKQVYKSILSKSPELLKALFTSDKQLKQQERANLSNILMQLRKCLCHPFVYSREIEERSDVAAVSHRNLVEASAKLSLLEMLLPKLHERGHRVLIFSQFLDMLNIIEDFLDGMQLPYQRLDGTMGSLEKQKRIDQFNAPDSPLFAFLLSTRAGGVGINLATADTVIILDPDWNPHQDLQAIARAHRIGQKNKVLCLQLATRASVEEKIMQMGKKKMALDKVVVQDLDREDPEDEDVESILKYGAAELFKDDDADHDIRYDDASIDKLLDRSQIENTKTGDDDSAESQFGFARIWVNEKGTLQDDFDTVDEEIAPDPGVWDKILKERQAAAAAEALARAEAMGRGRRAKAAVDYATEKKDAETASTVGDDDHFEDTLTAPPSPGKKNKKRKVRASSESDTDFQADSEDESEPEQVFDDIDAAKELGHERRRSTTNNANSSLYKQNGAGASQIPPFQMSKFHAVTFSMDSPATKHRPVKSFVVPPRGGFKSTSGPSQQLSSVEEITAPATTHTRASRDASSGSVEWISSNQVPAAKAVKANGTTVKPFERAHIPIRNPLEPAYRAHSNHICPACHKDHPQGACELKAAGVEHCGLCGLAHYGHSRTCPHIKSETQVREMLEALKNSPEKKELVDAAMKYLRGVKGTLVQQKKKDREKAALAKGQPLPAPPYSGVGRPPKNAYVRPPPGPMNGIFAGPQPGGTCSNGLPNYGVPSAHHGPANAQPGSSGTQGQRTFVNNNQMVQQMAQQMHGQGYDDQHVGSALRGFLGGN, translated from the exons ATGCCTGGTCGAAAGCGCAAACGGCGAACGACGCGCACCGCAAAGCCTGAAAAGGTACCCCGAGCTGGGACACGTCAATCTGACCGCGCGATACGTGCTACAAACAACATGCAAGAGGCGGACATGAACGACATCTATCGATCAGACTCTACACCCAAGGTTGCTGCACAAAAGGTCTCGGTCGTGCGTGAGGTCTTTCCCAAACTCCCGCGAAGCGACCCTTTCCGCGCACGTCACGCTGAGGGCTGCGAAGTATGCTTCGATGGTCCCAACGTTGCGCCTTTGGTCTATTGTCAAGGCTGCTCTCTTGCATACCACAAAAACTGTCTCGGCAATCGATCGAACCGCGATCATCTGGTGATCAAAGTCGGCGACGAGAACTTTGTACTGCAATGCAAGCGGTGTATCGGGTTCTATAAGAAGAAAGACGCGACTGCCCCAGACTTGTCGAGGTGTCAAGACTGCTTTGTATCAGGCGCGTCGTGCCGACCGTTCAGACGTCGGAAGACTACACAGCAAGAGATGAAAGAGCGAGAAGAAAATGACGGACACGATCCTGTCGTTGATGTCCCGTCTGAGTTGGTCAATAATCCTTCCAACGTTCTGTTTCGTTGCACCAAATGCTCCAGGGCATGGCATTATCACCATTTGCCACCCCTGTCGCAGTACGCCATGGATATCAATCGAGATGACGATGAGATGGCGGACGATCGATTTCGCGAGTACTCTGGCAAGTGGCTCTGCAAAGAGTGTGACGAGACGTCTAATAAGAAGGTCGGTGGTATCATCGCTTGGCGCCCATCGGATGTTGAAACGTACCGGCCGGGTACTCCATGCGAGTTAGTCTGCGAAGACGACAAGCAGTACTTGATCAAGTGGGAGAACGAATCTTACTTCCGCGCAGCATGGCACTCGGGTGCCTGGACTTGGGGTGTGACAGCCTCAGTTCAACGGAAGGCTTTCTTCAAACGTGAAGATGGGCCAAAAATGCGAACCGAAGACGCCATTCCAGAAGAATATCTTCGCATTGATATTGTCCTTGACATCAAGTACACGAGCTACGTTGAGGTGCGAAGCGAGGAGATCGACAAAGCTCGCATTAAGGAGGTCGATAAAGCACTCATCAAATACAAGGGTCTTGGGTACGAAGACACTGTTTGGGAGAGTGTTCCCACTCCGGAAGACGGAGAAAGGTGGCTGGACTTCGTCACTGCATACAACGATTGGGTCGCTGGCCGTTATGTAAAGATTCCGAAGCAAGGCCCACTCAAGGGACGTCTTGAGAAAGCTCGCAGCATGCCATTTGCTAAGCTGGAGAGAGAAAAGCAACCTGACAATCTCGTTGGTGGCGAGCTAATGAAGTACCAGCTGGAGGGTCTGAATTGGCTCTACTACAAATGGTACGAGCAGAAAAATGCCATTCTCGCTGACGAGATGGGCCTTGGCAAAACGATCCAAGTCATTGCCTTCATGGCAACGCTCATTCAAGAGCACAATTGCTTCCCTTTCTTGATCGTAGTGCCCAACTCGACGTGTGCCAACTGGCGGCGCGAGATCAAGCAATGGGCGCCTTCTCTGCGTGTTGTCGCATACTTTGGCTCGGCGAAAGCTCGAGAAATGGCCTACCAATACGAGATGTTTCCCGAAAAGACGAAAGACTTGCGATGTCATGTCGTGGTGACATCCTATGATGCAGCTGCCGATGATAATTGCAGGAAGTTTTTCAAGAGTGTCAGCTGGGCAGGTCTTGTAGTGGACGAAGGTCAGCGGCTGAAGAACGACAAAAGCCAGCTGTATACCGCCCTCACGGCAGTGCGCGCACCTTTTCGGTTGCTATTGACCGGCACCCCCCTGCAGAACAATGCCAGGGAGTTGTTCAATCTGCTGCACTTTCTGGACGACACCATCAACGCCGCTGAGCTTGAAGAGCAGTACGCGGAGATGACTGCCGAGAACATTAGAGAACTACACAATCAGATTCGACCTTTCATCCTCCGGCGAACCAAGGCTAAAGTCCTAACCTTCCTACCCCCACTTGGTCAAATCATTCTCCCTATCTCCATGAGTCACTTACAGAAGCAAGTCTACAAGTCGATCTTGTCCAAGAGTCCAGAACTTCTAAAGGCCCTCTTTACCTCGGATAAGCAGCTGAAACAGCAGGAGCGCGCCAACTTGAGCAACATTTTGATGCAATTGCGCAAATGTCTCTGCCATCCATTTGTCTACAGTCGCGAGATCGAAGAACGGAGTGATGTTGCTGCCGTCTCTCATCGCAACTTAGTCGAAGCTTCCGCTAAGCTCAGTCTTTTGGAAATGCTACTCCCAAAGCTCCATGAACGCGGCCATCGTGTGCTTATTTTCAGTCAGTTTCTTGACATGCTCAACATCATTGAAGACTTCCTGGATGGCATGCAACTCCCCTACCAGCGCCTAGACGGCACTATGGGCTCTCTCGAAAAGCAAAAGCGGATCGACCAATTTAACGCACCAGATTCTCCTCTTTTCGCCTTTCTTCTCTCCACTCGTGCGGGTGGAGTTGGAATCAATCTCGCAACTGCGGACACAGTCATTATTCTGGATCCGGACTGGAACCCACATCAAGATCTTCAAGCAATTGCTAGAGCCCATCGTATCGGCCAAAAGAACAAGGTGCTCTGTCTTCAGTTAGCGACACGAGCATCTGTGGAGGAGAAAATCATGCAGATGggcaagaagaagatggcTCTTGACAAAGTGGTCGTCCAGGACTTGGATAGGGAAGACCCAGAAGATGAGGATGTAGAGTCTATACTCAAGTATGGTGCAGCAGAGCTCTTCAAGGACGACGACGCAGACCACGATATTCGATACGACGACGCTTCCATCGACAAGCTGCTTGATCGTAGCCAGATTGAGAACACCAAAACGGGCGACGACGACTCAGCAGAGTCACAGTTTGGCTTCGCTCGTATCTGGGTGAACGAGAAGGGTACTCTGCAAGATGACTTCGACACTGTAGATGAAGAAATTGCTCCAGACCCAGGTGTTTGGGATAAGATCTTGAAGGAACGACAAGCTGCTGCTGCGGCTGAGGCACTTGCGCGAGCAGAGGCCATGGGTAGGGGGCGACGGGCTAAAGCA GCTGTTGACTACGCTACAGAGAAGAAAGACGCAGAGACCGCATCTACCGTCGGCGACGACGACCATTTCGAAGATACTCTTACAGCACCACCCTCGCCAGGCAAAAAGAACAAGAAGCGTAAGGTCAGGGCAAGTTCCGAGAGTGACACCGACTTCCAAGCCGATTCCGAAGATGAGAGTGAGCCTGAGCAAGTTTTTGACGACATCGACGCAGCCAAAGAGCTCGGACACGAACGTCGTCGTAGTACGACCAACAACGCCAATTCCTCGCTGTACAAGCAAAATGGCGCAGGTGCGTCCCAAATTCCTCCATTTCAAATGTCAAAATTTCATGCAGTCACTTTCTCCATGGACTCGCCAGCCACCAAACACAGGCCTGTGAAATCATTCGTCGTTCCGCCGAGGGGTGGCTTCAAGAGTACCTCAGGTCCGTCGCAACAGCTTAGCAGCGTCGAAGAGATCACTGCTCCAGCTACTACACATACTCGAGCCTCTCGTGATGCCTCATCCGGTTCTGTCGAATGGATTTCGTCTAACCAAGTGCCCGCGGCAAAAGCAGTAAAAGCTAATGGAACGACAGTGAAACCTTTCGAACGCGCCCATATACCCATCCGCAATCCTCTTGAGCCGGCATATCGCGCTCATAGCAATCACATCTGCCCAGCCTGTCACAAGGACCATCCTCAAGGTGCTTGTGAGCTGAAAGCTGCGGGAGTGGAGCACTGCGGCCTGTGTGGTCTAGCGCACTATGGTCACAGCCGTACATGCCCACACATCAAGTCCGAGACGCAAGTCCGCGAAATGCTGGAAGCTCTCAAAAACTCaccagagaagaaggaaCTCGTTGACGCCGCGATGAAGTACTTGCGTGGCGTTAAGGGTACACTGGTGCAGCAGAAAAAGAAGGATAGGGAGAAGGCGGCACTGGCCAAGGGTCAGCCTCTTCCGGCTCCTCCATACTCTGGAGTCGGCCGCCCACCTAAGAATGCATATGTGCGGCCGCCGCCCGGTCCTATGAATGGTATCTTTGCAGGCCCTCAGCCTGGTGGCACCTGCTCAAACGGTCTGCCTAACTACGGCGTCCCATCTGCACACCATGGCCCTGCGAACGCACAACCAGGTAGTTCTGGTACTCAGGGTCAGCGCACGTTTGTAAACAACAATCAAATGGTACAACAGATGGCGCAGCAGATGCATGGTCAAGGTTACGATGACCAACACGTGGGGTCTGCTTTGCGAGGTTTCTTGGGGGGTAATTAG